A portion of the Stigmatella aurantiaca DW4/3-1 genome contains these proteins:
- a CDS encoding cyclase family protein, whose translation MKKLMTGSLLVLSTLGCMGRATHPTGTSQEGLVVSPGARWVDLTHPFDSKTLYWPSAPAGFVLETEHHTTAESGFYFLSNSFKMPEHTGTHLDAPLHFAEGHADAAQIPLERLAAPAVVIDLPVRDSQDRDAQLQPAHLDAFEKEHGRIEPGTLVLVRTGWSQYWHDRKQYFGDDTPGDASRLHFPGISPEAARVLVERKVASVGIDTASLDHGPSKDFITHQILLKADIPGFENVAALDQLPPRGAFVLALPMKIGGGTGGPLRIIAVLPPK comes from the coding sequence ATGAAGAAGCTGATGACTGGAAGTCTGCTCGTGCTCTCCACCCTCGGTTGCATGGGCAGAGCCACCCACCCAACAGGCACCTCGCAAGAAGGGCTCGTCGTATCCCCTGGCGCCCGCTGGGTGGATTTGACCCATCCCTTCGACTCCAAGACCCTCTACTGGCCCTCCGCGCCCGCGGGTTTCGTCCTCGAAACGGAGCACCACACCACCGCGGAGTCGGGCTTCTACTTCCTCAGCAATTCTTTCAAGATGCCCGAGCACACGGGGACGCACCTCGACGCGCCCTTGCACTTCGCCGAAGGCCACGCGGACGCGGCCCAGATTCCGCTCGAGCGGCTGGCCGCCCCCGCCGTGGTCATCGACCTGCCGGTCCGTGATTCACAGGACCGGGACGCTCAGCTCCAACCCGCGCACCTGGATGCCTTCGAGAAAGAACACGGGCGCATCGAACCGGGAACCCTCGTCCTGGTCCGCACCGGCTGGTCCCAGTACTGGCACGACCGGAAGCAGTACTTCGGCGACGACACGCCCGGCGATGCCTCGCGCCTGCACTTCCCGGGCATCTCGCCGGAGGCGGCCCGGGTGCTCGTGGAGCGCAAGGTGGCCTCCGTGGGCATCGACACGGCCAGCCTCGACCACGGACCGTCCAAGGACTTCATCACCCACCAGATCCTCTTGAAGGCGGACATCCCCGGCTTCGAGAACGTGGCCGCCCTGGATCAACTCCCTCCCCGGGGCGCGTTCGTCCTGGCGCTCCCCATGAAGATCGGCGGGGGCACGGGCGGCCCCCTGCGCATCATCGCGGTGCTCCCGCCCAAGTGA
- a CDS encoding glutathione S-transferase family protein, whose translation MKLYFYQRSRATRVRWMLEELGISYELAPVDMMKGEHKQPAYLKVHPMGLLPAIEDNGFPLFESAAIVMQLADKYPEKRLAPAVGTNERGEYYQWILFAMTEAEQPISTIAQHTLFLPEADRSADAVARACKRFKAVAGVLEERLKGRDFILGNTFSAADVVLGGVLYFANIMRQLGDDTPLLKAYQERLMARPAAKKGYGG comes from the coding sequence ATGAAGCTCTATTTCTATCAGCGGTCCCGTGCCACTCGAGTTCGCTGGATGCTCGAGGAACTCGGCATTTCCTACGAACTGGCGCCGGTGGACATGATGAAGGGCGAGCACAAGCAGCCCGCCTATCTGAAGGTGCACCCGATGGGCTTGTTGCCGGCCATCGAGGACAACGGGTTCCCCCTCTTCGAGTCCGCCGCCATCGTGATGCAGCTGGCGGACAAGTACCCCGAGAAACGGCTGGCCCCGGCGGTGGGCACGAACGAGCGCGGTGAATATTACCAGTGGATCCTCTTCGCGATGACCGAGGCGGAGCAGCCCATCAGCACCATCGCGCAGCACACCCTCTTCCTCCCCGAGGCAGATCGCTCCGCAGACGCCGTCGCCCGTGCCTGCAAGCGCTTCAAGGCCGTGGCCGGGGTGCTCGAGGAGCGCTTGAAGGGCCGTGACTTCATTCTCGGCAACACGTTCTCCGCGGCCGACGTGGTGCTGGGGGGCGTGCTCTACTTTGCCAACATCATGCGGCAGCTTGGCGATGACACACCCCTGCTGAAGGCCTACCAGGAGCGTTTGATGGCGCGCCCGGCCGCGAAGAAGGGCTA
- a CDS encoding DUF2917 domain-containing protein encodes MGSPLFFSKLCAALAKRMHRRCLDSLATVTLSLGGLWSHRMRAAGFSLLCHEGSVWLTREGDACDHVLKAGEALRVEGPGLVVVQALGAARFSLSPEGPLTWAGAPR; translated from the coding sequence ATGGGCTCACCCCTCTTTTTCTCGAAACTGTGCGCGGCGCTGGCGAAGCGGATGCACCGGCGGTGCTTGGACTCGCTCGCCACGGTGACGTTGTCGCTGGGGGGGCTGTGGAGCCACCGCATGCGTGCCGCGGGGTTCTCGCTGCTCTGTCACGAGGGGAGCGTCTGGCTCACCCGCGAGGGCGATGCTTGCGACCATGTGCTCAAGGCCGGCGAGGCCCTCCGGGTGGAGGGCCCCGGGCTGGTGGTGGTTCAGGCGCTGGGAGCCGCCCGCTTCAGCCTGTCGCCGGAGGGGCCGCTCACTTGGGCGGGAGCACCGCGATGA